TGGtctattaaaacaaatttttgtttaattacgtAAATTTCATGCTATTATTAGTTAAACATaatatgaaaacattaaagttttaataaaataattatatatttattgatgaTATAGAGAGcatgtaattgtaaatacttGTATATCGAGGTATATAAGTGTATATCAAGAATATCTACATGATAACTTTCAGCGAATAATTACGTTTGACTCACCTACAGCAAGcaaaaattattacataagATTCTCGGGGTTTCTTCGAAGTGAGGAATATTAAACTTCTAAAATCTTGCTTACAGTAGATAATATGTACCATTAGATTCTCTTAACTAACATATTGAATATGTTATTATAACAatcgaacaacatttttgtaaattatttacatatcaACTATACTTAACACATTGCGGACGGCTGACTAGATATCTTGTCTTTCATATTACGTCGCCCGACCACTAGGTAtggttagaaataaaatttctgatcCGCAATGtgttaacacgttcactgctgtagcttttttcattaattagtATTTAACAGTACGGATCGATTACTGTCCGCACTGCGTTTTCACATTTAACGATACAATGCAAATTGTATGCCTGTAgattagaaaatttcaataaaaatagtggaaaaatgatgaaaatactattttaGCATGTAATGAGGGAAAATCCAGTACAAGATACATATGCCACCGCTGTAGTGAACATGTTAATTCTGagattaaattatgttaatattgTGCTTCTTgcaagtaaaattttaaatattgtggCAAAAACCTCAGGTACTGCATGTATTGaaaactaattaatataataaaactcgtcttaaatatattcattttctaatgAGGATCtgaattaaatgttaatattccATGACTATCCATGTTTTCTACAAGTGGTTTGATACCCATAGTCCATATCACTGGTGAATCTGTATCAATGGTTACTTCAGAACAATTATCATATGTATTCGAAGAGCTTACTAAACCTCCAAACTGCATAGTTGCATTatctgaaaattgaaacatttttttattacattatattgtTCACAGATTCTACTCTAGTCTACTTCTAATCTTGAATATGTAGTCTTATATAACTCAagtatttatcttttattagaGCAACTAATACATACTTAAATTCCACTTTAAACCAGTTGTTGTTATACAATTAACAGGTGCACCAATTGGTAAAAGTCCACACCAGCTATTATTTTGCACCAAAATATCCGGAATCCTTATACTATGAAAACCTGGCTTTAAAATCCAAGTTAACGAATTGCTGGCAACATGAATaatctagaataaatagaattcaGCAAAcggaataaaacattttggaaggattaaatgtaataattaccTGAACGTGTCTGATAAGTTTATCGCTTTTATAAAGCGTGTTAATATTTCCTAGGATATGATCAAATCGTCCTGAAGACTCTACGAACACATACACTGCCTTTAActagaaacaataatatttctattattagatgtgaattataaataaaacaattttgtaatgcaatcaatattacatttatattttcattgctgACATATTCATCTAACTGAAGTAGAGCTTTTGTATAATCCGAATGATTCTGGTCAGGTGTCTCTACAATCGTTGGTCCCATGAATTTTAACTTGTCGAGAACCGTAGGTGAACAACTATCCATATCACCAGTAATTAAATTTGGCAtgtattcattatattttccAGTTAGTAGATCTATACCCTGCTTTTCTAAATAGTGTAACCACCTTTGAGTTCCACCATCAACGGTAACTTTAATCTGAGCTAAACAATACATTCATGtatatgataaaaatgatcgagCATGGCTTTCAAGGCTTTCCATGATGTAATATCTTCATAGTGAGAAAACATACCTTTTTCccaaatttgaaacaaaatgtaatttttccaCAAAAGGGGACTGTTCAATATGACTACGGCATACTTGTAACGACaggaacaattaaatatttcaagggGATCCCatactgttttatttaaatcttcaaCATCTTGCATTATTAGACTTGTTTTAAATGTTCTTGAAACTGTGAATAATGTGTGAAAAACTAGGTTATGAAGAACATAttacgaatataattataattcgaaCTGTTTAAACACTATCaacgaatttttgaattattaacgtcTTATAAAAGTTAGATTCGACATTTACTATTTTCGTTTTAAGTCACAGCCACCTTTACTACTAGAGGTGGCTGTGTTTAAGTCTTACGTAACAATTGTTGAactttattcgcgacgaaattcaatttcgaaatAGTTCTGAGACCACgcataatttacatttaacgcTTAAAActaagaataaaaaagtaagatttctcatatttatttcacactGTTCAGAAACATCAAAAACATCTGTGATAATTCTATTTTGCATGAGAATCATGCTGGAGGGATATGACGATTCAACAATGTACTGTGTACTAGCATACatcaatataaatttgattactaAAGAATATAGAGGTAATGCAAATAAGATTAATTAAGATTTAGTGAATCACAGAATTGCGTagtatatttaaagaaaaaaataattgataaatattggACGGTTTACGGTCAACAAAATGAATGGTGAACATAAGTATAATTGaggtaatttataaaaaaattacagaagatatgtaataatggaaatactaaaaagaaattaatgtttttctagattattaaattaaattgtttgaaatcttTGGATGCTATTttacaacatattttttttttaacacgttcacacCGGCCGCCGTGTACCACCGGGGGCTCACGCTCACCGCGTGTCTATCAGATGGCGTATTCATCCGCGCCGCTTTATGGCAAGAAACACAAGTAGACAAATAACAGCGCCGTCGTCTCTGAAATTGGTATGTAGACGGTaactctttaaataaataaaatacatacaaattaattgtctTAAATAGAACCTTAATATTTTTGCCATAATAAGATGGTATTTGATTAGACAAATTCATTGATCTAACAtacttgtaataatttaatagaattaacaTGTGGCGCCATCGATAGGTAAATACCTAAGTTTGTGATGGAAATAGTTCTCACTATTGTAGCTAGATGGCGCAATTAACTAAAACTTCATATTTATTGCTGcttatatttataactattcatcaaaataataaatttcacatattaaCTACTATATTGTAGTGTTAT
This portion of the Hylaeus volcanicus isolate JK05 chromosome 4, UHH_iyHylVolc1.0_haploid, whole genome shotgun sequence genome encodes:
- the LOC128874752 gene encoding uncharacterized protein LOC128874752; translated protein: MKTEISWKRRFLRKKLKYTLICVFVAAIIFVAHQLFYFKQLNQAIVGKLISGSVRTPNYIVTGKVDSKWNEPLHSKLLRDKDGRIVSLRGTRDQDISKYLPNAHGKFVCFTSKTEIDFFKINDNYCDCPVDGSDEPGTNACNNGFFNCEISSTQFTVKIPSYKVNDGYCDCCDGSDEWAEVKLSHLNNVSRTFKTSLIMQDVEDLNKTVWDPLEIFNCSCRYKYAVVILNSPLLWKNYILFQIWEKAQIKVTVDGGTQRWLHYLEKQGIDLLTGKYNEYMPNLITGDMDSCSPTVLDKLKFMGPTIVETPDQNHSDYTKALLQLDEYVSNENINLKAVYVFVESSGRFDHILGNINTLYKSDKLIRHVQIIHVASNSLTWILKPGFHSIRIPDILVQNNSWCGLLPIGAPVNCITTTGLKWNLNNATMQFGGLVSSSNTYDNCSEVTIDTDSPVIWTMGIKPLVENMDSHGILTFNSDPH